The Mytilus galloprovincialis chromosome 2, xbMytGall1.hap1.1, whole genome shotgun sequence genome has a window encoding:
- the LOC143064616 gene encoding uncharacterized protein LOC143064616 — MSGSAWVGKPWFKNFGCFNFDSVSSNSLKRETANVSSYVCASYCRDNQYLYIGMTITHCFCFKNHNETENKQVLSDCEVECPGNKIEKCGNQNKVRLLQKVDRMRNDVNDFYRQTFRFSENGVRLKDDSETRELFFFCEYSVKGVSSLDDATVRTIESTSIAENEIWNGLTIGVVVGVIVIFVIGIVVCVYCKLRNKKGVCVEENGSGNPRHIDATVGIRTAYEDAWSDQEPVNLHRSDDNRFDNNVYDHASHKVLRENNDFMLYDIADAGNEEYNITAFGKQHFDPTPQQIKSNNYQLNDYDTCASVEMKTK; from the exons ATGTCTGGCTCAGCATGGGTAGGAAAGCCTTGGTTTAAGAACTTtg gttgttttaattttgattccgTCAGTAGTAATTCCTTAAAGCGAGAGACAGCAAATGTAAGCTCATATGTCTGTGCATCGTATTGCAGGGATAACCAGTATCTATACATTGGCATGACG ATTACCCATTGCTTCTGTTTCAAAAATCACAATGAAACTGAAAATAAACAGGTGTTAAGTGACTGTGAGGTAGAGTGTCCTGGAAACAAGATTGAAAAGTGTGGAAACCAAAACAAAGTGCGTCTACTCCAAAAAG TTGACAGAATGAGGAATGATGTAAACGATTTTTATCGACAGACTTTCCGCTTTAGCGAAAATGGCGTAAGACTTAAAGATGATAGTGAAACACGGGAATTATTTTTCTTCTGTGAATATTCTGTCAAGG GTGTATCCTCATTAGATGATGCAACAGTCAGAACTATAGAAAGTACGTCGATTGCAGAAAATGAGATTTGGAATG GGCTTACAATTGGAGTTGTTGTAGGAGTTATAGTTATATTCGTTATTGGTATTGTAGTATGTGTGTACTGCAAATTAAG AAATAAGAAAGGTGTTTGTGTAGAAGAAAACGGTTCTGGAAACCCTCGTCATATTGACGCAACAGTTGGTATAAGAACTGCATATGAAGACGCATGGTCTGATCAAGAACCAGTAAACCTCCATAGGTCTGATGACAACAGATTTGACAATAATGTCTATGACCATGCTTCACACAAGGTTCTCAGAGAAAACAATGATTTCATGTTATACGATATAGCAGACGCTGGAAATGAGGAATATAATATTACTGCCTTTGGAAAACAACATTTTGATCCTACACCTCAACAAATCAAGAGCAACAACTATCAACTTAATGATTATGACACATGCGCAAGTgtagaaatgaaaacaaaataa